The following proteins are encoded in a genomic region of Cryptomeria japonica chromosome 11, Sugi_1.0, whole genome shotgun sequence:
- the LOC131032664 gene encoding glycine-rich protein 5, with translation MPRDLPENPHAVHPEFLPVIMVFIGLIMSSMVVLFCASEKKKKNTRRRSEVSFGYVNGGDKKIKGGGGNRDVWFAGAAGVSGGVIAATAITSAGNCGGGGGGDGGGGGGCGGGGGCGGGGCGGGGGCGG, from the coding sequence ATGCCGAGAGATCTTCCTGAAAACCCACATGCAGTTCACCCTGAATTCCTGCCTGTAATTATGGTGTTTATAGGGCTCATCATGTCATCCATGGTTGTTCTTTTCTGTGCAtctgaaaagaagaaaaagaatacgAGGAGGAGAAGCGAGGTGAGTTTTGGATATGTCAATGGAGGAGATAAGAAGATAAAGGGGGGTGGTGGGAATAGAGATGTTTGGTTTGCAGGAGCAGCTGGTGTTTCAGGAGGCGTTATTGCTGCTACGGCTATAACTTCTGCTGGGAATTGCGGCGGTGGCGGTGGCGGCGACGGCGGCGGTGGTGGCGGCTGTGGTGGTGGCGGCGGCTGCGGTGGGGGAGGATGTGGCGGCGGCGGCGGCTGTGGTGGCTGA